A portion of the Ricinus communis isolate WT05 ecotype wild-type chromosome 10, ASM1957865v1, whole genome shotgun sequence genome contains these proteins:
- the LOC8269830 gene encoding solute carrier family 40 member 3, chloroplastic, with protein MVSVSHTLPVHPNVNVNVFSIRKASLSATPHASRIRYRLSTRRWLSFGPASLSCRFSNLNSRCSITNSESQCSSVLTEDEAPQHVSEIEPDCSAPIFHIKSDVLESQPLSLLVETTFVDSLLTALPVLSEEEQNALAATPAHPVGLYAFYASCLAGNLVEQLWNFAWPSAIALIHPSLLPVAVMGFFTKLAIIAGGPLVGKLMDYSPRIPSSIGLNIVQVAAQLLSASMIIHAHTVSPTSASSILLHPWFLVLVVAGAIERLCGVALGVAMERDWVVLLAGINRPIALAQANAVLNRIDLLCEIAGASLFGILLCKYDPVSCLKIAAGLMIWSLPIMIGLTLLTNKLSTGVLDHTRSSHACCRESTGGAMAGVDSIVDRGLETIKLGWKEYLQQPVLPASLAYVLLYFNVVLAPSSLMTAFLTQRGVNPSIVAGFSGLCAAMGVLATFLSASLVRQLGILKAGAAGLVFQASLLTLAVAVYWSGSLSQQSPLLFFLGLIVVSRLGHMSYDVIGAQILQTGIPSSKANLIGATEVSIASLAESVMLGVAIIANDVSHFGFLAILSLLSVVGAAWMFWRWLSNPTDEQRSLFAYEFKL; from the exons ATGGTCTCAGTTTCGCACACTCTCCCTGTCCATCCCAATGTTAATGTTAATGTCTTCTCTATACGGAAAGCGTCTTTATCGGCGACACCGCATGCTTCTCGAATTCGCTATCGCCTCTCTACTCGCCGATGGTTGAGTTTTGGTCCTGCTTCACTTTCTTGCAG GTTCAGCAATTTAAATTCAAGGTGCTCAATTACAAATTCTGAATCACAATGCAGCTCTGTTCTCACTGAGGATGAGGCTCCACAACATGTGTCAGAAATTGAGCCTGATTGTTCAGCTcctatttttcatattaaatcagATGTCCTTGAGTCTCAACCTCTCAGTTTACTGGTTGAAACAACTTTTGTTGATAGTCTCTTGACGGCATTGCCT GTTTTGTCAGAGGAGGAACAAAATGCTCTTGCGGCAACTCCAGCCCATCCAGTTGGATTATATG CATTTTATGCCAGTTGCCTAGCTGGAAATTTAGTGGAACAACTGTGGAACTTTGCTTGGCCTTCTGCTATAGCTCTAATTCATCCAAGCCTTCTACCAGTGGCTGTCATGGGTTTTTTCACCAAG CTTGCAATAATTGCTGGAGGTCCTTTGGTTGGCAAACTTATGGATTATTCTCCCCGGATACCTTCTTCAATTGGTCTAAATATAGTCCAG GTGGCTGCTCAGTTGTTGTCTGCATCTATGATAATTCATGCACATACTGTATCTCCTACTTCTGCATCATCCATTCTTCTCCATCCATGGTTTCTTGTACTTGTTGTAGCAGGGGCTATTGAGAGGCTATGCGGAGTAGCATTGGGGGTAGCTATGGAGCGTGATTGGGTTGTGCTG TTAGCAGGAATAAATAGGCCAATAGCTCTCGCGCAAGCAAATGCTGTTCTTAATCGAATTGATCTTCTGTGTGAG ATTGCTGGGGCATCATTATTTGGCATTCTTCTCTGCAAGTATGATCCTGTGTCCTGCTTGAAGATTGCTGCTGGTCTAATGATATGGTCTTTACCGATTATG ATTGGTCTGACATTGTTGACGAACAAGCTTTCTACTGGGGTTCTTGACCACACTAGATCTTCCCATGCCTGCTGCAGAGAATCAACTGGAGGAGCTATGGCTGGTGTGGACAGCATAG TGGATAGAGGTCTGGAAACTATCAAGCTTGGGTGGAAAGAATATTTGCAGCAGCCAGTTCTTCCTGCAAGCCTTGCCTATGTTCTGTTGTACTTCAATGTTGTTCTTGCTCCAAGCAGTTTGATGACAGCATTTTTAACTCAGCGTG GAGTTAATCCATCTATTGTTGCGGGATTCAGTGGATTATGTGCTGCCATGGGTGTTCTAGCAACATTCCTGTCTGCATCCTTGGTCAGACAACTGGGCATTTTAAAG GCCGGGGCAGCTGGTTTGGTATTTCAGGCTTCTCTTCTCACGTTAGCTGTTGCTGTATATTGGAGTGGATCTCTTTCCCAGCAGAGTccccttctctttttcttgggATTGATT GTTGTTTCAAGGTTAGGACACATGTCATACGATGTTATTGGTGCACAGATTCTCCAAACTGGGATCCCATCATCTAAAGCAAATCTTATAGGGGCAACAGAGGTTTCTATTGCAAGTTTAGCAGAGTCTGTAATGTTGGGAGTTGCAATTATTGCAAATGATGTCTCACATTTTGGATTTTTGGCAATACTGTCATTGTTATCTGTGGTTGGGGCAGCATGGATGTTCTGGCGATGGTTGTCGAATCCAACAGATGAACAAAGAAGTCTTTTTGCCTATGAGTTTAAGTTATAA
- the LOC8269831 gene encoding probable pectinesterase 55 → MHFLHFITMLLLLCTSKGSTKHDVEKGVIARKITVDQSGHGDFTAVQKAIDSIPPNNNLWTRIYIKAAIYYEKVVIPQGKSFIILQGESRRRTIIRWEEAGSATESSTLILSAENFVAMDISFQNTYNLVIPEGPDGKRILWAPAATLYADKASFYRCGFSGVQDTLTDIQGRHYFKSCYIQGAIDFIWGGGQSVYEKCVINATTGILNGTAGFITAQGRENENDSSGFVFLSCKIAASGPVYLGRAYRAYSRVIFKMAYMPEAVMPQGWLPWNYTGHEEKITFSEVLCSGPGSDTSRRVKWEKNLTQKELNRLVNINKFINTDGWIQEQPRF, encoded by the exons ATGCATTTTCTTCACTTCATAACCATGCTTCTCTTACTTTGTACATCCAAAGGCAGCACCAAGCATGATGTAGAAAAAGGGGTAATTGCAAGGAAAATCACAGTAGATCAAAGTGGCCATGGAGATTTCACTGCTGTACAAAAAGCCATCGACTCTATCCCACCAAATAATAACTTATGGACTCGTATCTACATAAAAGCTGCTATTTACTA tGAAAAAGTTGTAATCCCACAAGGCAagtcttttattattcttcAAGGAGAGAGCCGCAGAAGAACCATTATCCGATGGGAAGAGGCTGGCAGTGCTACCGAAAGCTCTACGCTAATATTGAGTGCAGAAAATTTTGTGGCAATGGACATATCATTCCAg AACACATATAATCTAGTTATACCGGAAGGACCCGATGGGAAGCGTATTCTATGGGCACCAGCAGCTACACTATATGCAGACAAGGCAAGCTTTTATCGCTGTGGATTTTCTGGAGTGCAAGACACTTTAACAGATATCCAAGGACGTCACTATTTTAAATCATGCTATATTCAAGGTGCAATAGATTTCATTTGGGGAGGAGGGCAATCAGTATATGAG AAATGTGTTATAAATGCAACTACAGGGATTCTAAATGGAACAGCTGGTTTCATTACAGCTCAAGGtcgagaaaatgaaaatgattcAAGTGGTTTTGTATTTCTGTCATGTAAAATAGCTGCAAGTGGGCCTGTGTACCTAGGAAGAGCATATAGAGCATATTCAAGAGTGATCTTCAAGATGGCTTACATGCCTGAAGCTGTCATGCCTCAGGGTTGGCTACCATGGAATTATACTGGTCATGA ggAGAAAATTACGTTCTCAGAGGTGTTATGCAGTGGACCAGGTTCTGATACCTCTCGGCGAGTGAAGTGGGAGAAGAATTTAACTCAGAAAGAACTGAACCgattagtaaatattaataaatttattaatacagATGGATGGATCCAGGAACAGCCCAGATTTTAA